In one Bradyrhizobium sp. 4 genomic region, the following are encoded:
- a CDS encoding phosphoglycerate kinase, translating into MTNKFRTLDDVDVKGKRVLLRVDLNVPMENGRVSDATRLERVAPTITEISDKGGKVILLAHFGRPKGRDAKDSLKPVAEALSKVVKKPVGFADDCIGEPAAKAVAALKDGDILCLENTRFHKEEEKNDPAFVAELAKLGDIWVNDAFSAAHRAHASTEGLGHKLPAYAGRTMQAELVALEKALGSPTKPVIAIIGGAKVSTKIDLLENLVTKVDALVIGGGMANTFLHAQGVGIGKSLAEKDLAATALRIMEKAEAANCAIILPVDATVAYHFAANAPSHAYGLDAIPADGMILDVGPQSIARVHAAIDDAATLVWNGPLGAFEMQPFDRGTMSAAKHAAERTKAKKLVSIAGGGDTVAALNQAHVAGQFTYVSTAGGAFLEWMEGKPLPGVEVLRTK; encoded by the coding sequence GTGACCAACAAATTCCGCACCCTCGACGACGTCGACGTGAAGGGCAAGCGCGTGCTGCTGCGCGTCGATCTCAACGTGCCCATGGAGAACGGGCGCGTCAGCGACGCGACCCGGCTCGAGCGCGTCGCGCCGACCATCACCGAAATCTCCGACAAGGGCGGCAAGGTCATCCTGCTCGCGCATTTCGGTCGGCCGAAAGGACGCGATGCCAAGGACTCGCTCAAGCCCGTCGCCGAGGCGCTGTCGAAGGTCGTGAAGAAGCCCGTAGGCTTCGCCGACGACTGTATCGGCGAGCCCGCAGCCAAGGCCGTGGCGGCGCTGAAGGACGGCGACATCCTCTGTCTGGAAAACACCCGCTTCCACAAAGAGGAAGAGAAGAACGATCCGGCCTTTGTCGCGGAGCTCGCAAAACTCGGCGACATCTGGGTCAATGACGCGTTCTCGGCCGCGCACCGCGCCCATGCCTCGACCGAAGGCCTCGGCCACAAGCTGCCCGCCTATGCCGGCCGCACCATGCAGGCCGAATTGGTCGCGCTGGAGAAGGCGCTGGGCTCACCGACCAAGCCCGTCATCGCGATCATCGGCGGCGCCAAGGTCTCGACCAAGATCGACCTGCTCGAAAACCTCGTGACCAAGGTCGACGCGCTCGTGATCGGCGGCGGCATGGCCAACACCTTCCTGCACGCCCAGGGCGTCGGCATCGGCAAGTCGCTCGCCGAGAAGGATCTCGCCGCGACCGCGTTGCGCATCATGGAAAAGGCGGAAGCCGCCAACTGCGCCATCATCCTGCCGGTCGACGCCACCGTCGCCTATCATTTCGCGGCCAACGCGCCGTCGCATGCCTATGGCCTCGACGCGATCCCGGCCGACGGCATGATCCTCGACGTCGGTCCGCAGTCGATCGCGCGTGTCCATGCCGCGATCGACGATGCGGCGACGCTGGTCTGGAACGGACCGCTCGGTGCCTTCGAGATGCAGCCGTTCGACCGCGGCACGATGTCCGCCGCCAAGCATGCCGCAGAGCGCACCAAGGCCAAGAAGCTGGTCTCGATCGCGGGCGGCGGCGACACCGTCGC